Part of the Pedobacter roseus genome is shown below.
GGCACTCATGCCCATGGTACCCGCATAGGTTGCCGCAGCAAATATTGCTGATTGTTTGATGAATTTTCTTCTGGAATTTTCCATAGAATAAAACGGTTTAAATAAGGTTAGATAGCTTATATGTTAAACGATTTATAAGGTGTTTAACAGAATCCAAATTAGGATTTTTAGTTTAATAAATGGATGGGCTTAGGTAACAATTTAGAAAGGAATGGAGATGTGGAATGGAAGATGGAAAAAGTAAGAAGTAAGATGGGGAATGGATGAAAAAAAGAAATCCCTTTAGAATTTTTTCTAAAGGGATTATTTAAAACCTATAAGGTTTTTAAATACCTTATAGGTTTGTGAGGTAATTATTAACCTAAAACTGCTAAACTTTCTTCAATAATTTTGATTTTTGCTTCAGCATCGGCTTTTTTATTACGTTCGTTGGCAATAATTTCAGGTTTTGCATTCTGTACAAAGCGTTCGTTGCTTAATTTCGAATCAACCGACTTTAAAAAGCCCTGTAAATATATCAAATCGGCATTTAAACGCTCACGTTCGGCCTCTACATCAATATTTTCGGTCAGCGGGATGAAAAATTCATCCTTGCCAGCCATAAAAGCAGTTGCGCCAACAATTTTATCGTTTACAATCTCCGCTTCTGATACGTTGGCCAATTTGAAAACAATATTTAACCATTTTTCGTAATCCAGATCAGAATTTACCTTAATATTTAATGGCAAGGCTTCTTTAGGAGAAATCTGTTTCTGATTCCTCACATTCCTGATTTCGGCTATAATTGCTTTAATTACCTCTGCTTCCTTCAACAATTTCTCGTCGAAAGCACCACCTTTAGGGAATTCGGCTACGATACAGCAATCCAGTTCACCACGGTCGGCGAAAAGATCATCATGCCATAATTCCTCTGTGATGAAAGGCATATTCGGGTGCAATAATTTGATGATATTTTCGAAAAAGGCAATGGTCGCTTTATAACTTTCGGCATCAATCGGCTGTTGATAAGCAGGTTTAACCATTTCTAGATACCAGGCACAGAAATCATCCCAAACCAGTTTGTAAGTGATCATTAATGCTTCCGATAAACGGTATTGTTTAAAGTTAGCTTCAATTTCTACCAATGCTTCGTTGAAACGATTTTCAAACCACGAAATGGCCTGCTTATTTGGATTTGCAAGATTTTCATCCACTTCCCACCCTTTTACCAAACGGAAAGCATTCCATATTTTGCTGGCGAAATTACGTCCCTGCTCGCAGTAGCTTTCATCGAACATCAAATCGTTTCCTGCAGGAGATGACATTAACATCCCCACACGAACTGCATCCGCACCATATTTTTCAATCAATCCGATCGGATCAGGTGAGTTACCCAGCGATTTAGACATCTTGCGACCTAATTTATCGCGAACAATCCCTGTTAAGTACACATTAGTAAATGGTTTTTTGCCCATAAACTCATGTCCGGCCATAATCATACGTGCTACCCAGAAGAATAAAATCTCAGGTGCAGTAACCAGATCGTTGGTTGGATAATAATAGTTGATGTCTTTATTTTCAGGATTTTTAAATCCATCAAAAACCGAAATCGGCCATAACCATGATGAAAACCAGGTATCCATTACATCATCATCCTGTCTTAAAAACGGTTCCAACTGATGTTTAAATCCTGCTTTTTCAGTATCAGAGCAGCTTTCGTCGAGATGTTTCTTCTTCCAGAATTCTTCTAAAGCTTCATCTTTTGTTTTGGCTACCACCCAGTTTCCTTTATCATCGTACCAGGCCGGGATTCTTTGTCCCCACCATAACTGACGGCTAATGTTCCAATCGCGAACATTTTCCATCCAATGGCGGTAGGTATTCTCAAATTTATTCGGGATCAGGTTTACTTCACCATTCAGCACATCATCCAAAGCTGGCTGTGCCATCTCTTTCATCTTCACAAACCACTGCATCGAAAGTTTTGGTTCGATAGCGGCATCTGTACGTTCAGAGAAACCAACCTGCGATTTATAATCTTCCACTTTTTCTAAATGACCAGCCTCTTCCAGCATTTTAGCGATCTTTTTACGGGCAACAAACCTGTCTTCGCCCACCAAAATAACCGCCAGCTCGTTTAAAGTCCCGTCATCATTTAGAATATCGGTAACCGGTAAGTTATGTTTAACGCCCAGTTCGTAATCGTTCAGATCGTGCGCTGGCGTAACTTTTAAACAGCCCGTACCAAATTCGATATCTACATATTCATCTTCAATAACCGGAATTTCGTGATTAACCAAAGGCACAAAAACCTTTTTGCCTTTTAAATGCGTAAAACGTTCGTCGTTAGGGTTGATACAGATTGCAGCATCGGCCAT
Proteins encoded:
- a CDS encoding valine--tRNA ligase, which codes for MSISTKYNPAETEDKWYSYWLSKKFFHSEPDEREPYTIVIPPPNVTGVLHMGHMLNNTIQDVLIRKARMQGKNACWVPGTDHASIATEAKVVAMLKEQGINKKDLSREEFLKYAWEWKEKYGGIILEQLKKLGASCDWDRTRFTMEEDLSEAVIDSFIHLYKKGWIYRGIRMVNWDPAGKTAVSDEEVIRKEVNQKLYYIRYTIVGDTTSDSGLRTPDYLVVATTRPETIMADAAICINPNDERFTHLKGKKVFVPLVNHEIPVIEDEYVDIEFGTGCLKVTPAHDLNDYELGVKHNLPVTDILNDDGTLNELAVILVGEDRFVARKKIAKMLEEAGHLEKVEDYKSQVGFSERTDAAIEPKLSMQWFVKMKEMAQPALDDVLNGEVNLIPNKFENTYRHWMENVRDWNISRQLWWGQRIPAWYDDKGNWVVAKTKDEALEEFWKKKHLDESCSDTEKAGFKHQLEPFLRQDDDVMDTWFSSWLWPISVFDGFKNPENKDINYYYPTNDLVTAPEILFFWVARMIMAGHEFMGKKPFTNVYLTGIVRDKLGRKMSKSLGNSPDPIGLIEKYGADAVRVGMLMSSPAGNDLMFDESYCEQGRNFASKIWNAFRLVKGWEVDENLANPNKQAISWFENRFNEALVEIEANFKQYRLSEALMITYKLVWDDFCAWYLEMVKPAYQQPIDAESYKATIAFFENIIKLLHPNMPFITEELWHDDLFADRGELDCCIVAEFPKGGAFDEKLLKEAEVIKAIIAEIRNVRNQKQISPKEALPLNIKVNSDLDYEKWLNIVFKLANVSEAEIVNDKIVGATAFMAGKDEFFIPLTENIDVEAERERLNADLIYLQGFLKSVDSKLSNERFVQNAKPEIIANERNKKADAEAKIKIIEESLAVLG